The following are from one region of the Ruficoccus sp. ZRK36 genome:
- a CDS encoding DEAD/DEAH box helicase, translating to MEGLATNLKIPDLWQQEAVNFLRDGKDVVVHAPTGAGKTYIFELLMKSGFKRQAIYTVPTRALANDKLYEWRRQGWNVGISTGDVSEKTDAPVVVATLETQKGRFLKGEGPGLLVIDEYQMLGDPSRGVNYELAVASAPPGTQLLLLSGSVGNPQKVVSWLKRIGRDAEMVYRHDRPVPQDEIMLEGLSGRLPGNIRGFWPRFIARALAADFGPILVFAPRRHAAEDLARQLSAALPLPEWLELTPEQRQLAGDPLAKLLKNRIAFHHSGLSYQQRAGLIEPLAKKGQLRVIVATTGLAAGINFCMKSVLVTDREYQAGSRSQLVRADELLQMFGRAGRRGLDEKGYVLVAPGKPRLNEARPLQLRRSPHMDWGSFLTTMHGARKHGESPVSAADKLAERLFSERPVELGLRQLNVSRARHSLRQQAEAESAANPARPKIKEMLNSEGQWERQRPRCRAKLGETFIYGKGHWRNALRLPESLARIQIGNLCQLHGDEGKVYGRQVALAMLPQKANSGSVTLVKWMYQQVRAHYQKSDPEAPVPGRRWTLEHFERDLIPLLPYFTQGGKVRDLVENNGLISARLDYSGAQVFARVDSHGRALINPPFRVVEPPPFPTFAELAGPPVHEKQHRSSPAECWHQLGLIDEHKCPTRRGVIFSFFNHGEGLAIAAALEDESYAIEDLLYDLANLRAGHRFEEYEDASSRLGNVCRLRYHGLTCPGYLEQGVPPEYGNGAAEVLAKIRTTPGARAELVSDNLRHGDIERALLEWRSILNHVCFAPDYAWDRWKELKELARVFVASHFAVTQVAELPELTPAQRERFNCRLRW from the coding sequence GTGGAAGGGCTTGCTACTAACCTCAAAATTCCCGACCTGTGGCAGCAGGAGGCGGTGAATTTTCTTCGGGACGGTAAGGATGTCGTCGTCCATGCGCCGACGGGTGCCGGCAAGACCTACATCTTTGAGCTGCTGATGAAAAGCGGCTTCAAGCGTCAGGCCATCTACACCGTGCCTACGCGCGCGCTCGCCAATGACAAGCTCTATGAGTGGCGCCGTCAGGGCTGGAACGTTGGCATCTCCACCGGTGATGTCTCGGAAAAGACCGATGCCCCCGTGGTGGTGGCGACGCTGGAGACCCAGAAGGGCCGCTTTCTCAAGGGCGAGGGTCCGGGCCTGCTCGTCATCGACGAGTACCAGATGCTCGGCGACCCCAGCCGCGGTGTGAACTACGAGCTGGCCGTCGCCTCAGCCCCACCGGGCACACAGCTGCTTCTGCTCAGCGGCAGCGTCGGCAATCCGCAGAAAGTCGTCTCTTGGCTGAAGCGCATCGGCCGCGACGCTGAGATGGTCTACCGGCACGACCGCCCTGTCCCCCAAGACGAGATCATGCTGGAGGGGCTCTCGGGCCGCCTCCCCGGCAACATCCGGGGCTTCTGGCCACGCTTTATCGCACGGGCGCTGGCGGCAGACTTTGGGCCGATTCTGGTCTTTGCTCCGCGCCGTCACGCCGCCGAGGATCTCGCCCGGCAGCTCTCTGCCGCCCTGCCCCTGCCCGAGTGGCTGGAGCTCACCCCCGAGCAGCGCCAACTGGCCGGAGACCCGCTGGCCAAGCTTTTAAAAAACCGCATCGCCTTTCACCACAGTGGCTTGAGCTACCAGCAGCGGGCCGGGCTGATCGAGCCGTTGGCCAAAAAAGGACAGCTGCGCGTCATCGTAGCAACGACCGGGCTGGCCGCAGGGATCAACTTCTGCATGAAGTCCGTCCTCGTCACCGACCGCGAATACCAGGCCGGCAGCCGCAGCCAGCTGGTGCGTGCGGACGAGCTTTTGCAGATGTTTGGACGGGCGGGACGCCGCGGGCTCGACGAAAAGGGCTACGTGCTGGTAGCCCCCGGTAAGCCTCGCCTCAACGAAGCCCGCCCCCTCCAACTGCGGCGCTCCCCCCACATGGACTGGGGCAGTTTTCTCACCACCATGCACGGCGCCCGCAAGCACGGGGAGTCCCCTGTCAGTGCGGCGGATAAACTCGCCGAGCGGCTCTTCAGTGAGCGTCCAGTCGAGCTGGGGCTACGTCAGCTCAATGTCTCGCGTGCACGCCATAGTCTGCGCCAGCAGGCCGAGGCCGAGAGCGCCGCCAACCCTGCCCGCCCGAAGATCAAGGAGATGCTGAACTCCGAGGGCCAGTGGGAGCGCCAGCGTCCGCGCTGCAGGGCGAAGCTGGGCGAAACCTTTATTTATGGCAAAGGCCACTGGCGCAACGCCCTGCGCCTGCCCGAGTCACTGGCCCGCATTCAGATCGGCAATCTCTGCCAGCTCCACGGCGACGAGGGCAAGGTCTACGGGCGGCAGGTCGCCCTGGCGATGCTGCCCCAGAAGGCCAATTCCGGCTCCGTCACGCTGGTAAAATGGATGTACCAGCAGGTGCGTGCCCACTACCAGAAAAGCGACCCGGAGGCACCCGTCCCCGGACGCCGCTGGACGCTGGAGCACTTCGAGCGGGATTTGATCCCGCTGCTGCCGTACTTCACGCAGGGCGGAAAGGTGCGCGATCTGGTCGAGAATAACGGCCTCATCAGCGCACGCCTTGACTACTCCGGGGCGCAGGTGTTCGCCCGAGTCGACTCCCATGGCCGCGCCTTGATCAACCCGCCTTTCCGGGTCGTCGAGCCGCCCCCCTTCCCCACCTTTGCCGAGCTGGCCGGTCCACCCGTCCACGAGAAGCAGCACCGCTCCAGCCCGGCCGAGTGCTGGCATCAGCTCGGTCTTATTGACGAGCACAAGTGCCCCACCCGCCGCGGGGTCATTTTCAGCTTTTTCAACCACGGAGAAGGCCTGGCCATCGCCGCCGCGCTGGAGGACGAGAGCTACGCAATCGAAGACCTCCTCTACGACTTGGCGAACCTGCGCGCGGGGCATCGCTTCGAGGAGTACGAGGACGCCAGCTCACGCCTCGGTAATGTCTGCCGCCTGCGCTACCACGGGCTCACCTGCCCCGGCTATCTGGAGCAGGGCGTGCCCCCCGAGTACGGTAATGGCGCGGCCGAAGTTTTAGCGAAGATCCGCACCACTCCCGGTGCGCGGGCCGAACTGGTCTCGGATAACCTCCGCCATGGCGACATCGAGCGCGCCCTGCTGGAGTGGCGCAGCATCCTTAATCACGTTTGCTTCGCTCCTGACTACGCGTGGGACCGCTGGAAGGAGCTAAAGGAGTTGGCACGGGTCTTTGTGGCCAGCCACTTTGCCGTCACTCAGGTGGCGGAACTCCCCGAGCTCACCCCCGCCCAGCGTGAGCGCTTCAACTGCCGCCTGCGCTGGTAG
- a CDS encoding succinate CoA transferase: MEATLDKSKSSLPFPVLSAEEAAAMVNHNQTIGFSGFTPAGAAKAIPRAIAAKARTEHEAGRPFQIGVLTGASTGASLDGELAKANAVSWRTPYQSDSDLRALINKNETNYFDMHLSVVPQYVRYGFLGKVDWAIVEACDVTADGEIILTTSVGVSPTYCRYADKILIELNSAHPAALRGIHDIYEPLDPPARREIPIYSVSDRIGSEAVKVDPKKIVGIVRTNIPDEARPFKDLDPTTKKIGENVAEFLAKEMHEGRIPKTFLPIQSGVGNVANAVLSALGEHPDIPAFDMYSEVVQDSVVDMMLEGKINFVSGTSLSVSNEKLQLIYDNLDEFRKRMVLRPQEISNHPEVARRIGIVSINTAIEVDIFGNINSTHILGKSMMNGIGGSGDFTRSAYLSIFTCPSVAKGGKISAIVPQCSHIDHSEHSVQAVITEQGYANLRCKNPKLRAEEIIDKCVHPSYKGILQDYCTHAQSGYTPQTFGLAYGMHQQFLKSGDMHDVDWAALTAAE, from the coding sequence ATGGAGGCAACCCTCGATAAATCCAAGTCCAGCCTGCCGTTTCCCGTGCTTAGCGCGGAAGAAGCAGCAGCGATGGTAAACCATAACCAGACCATCGGCTTCAGCGGATTCACCCCCGCCGGCGCCGCCAAGGCCATCCCCCGCGCTATCGCCGCCAAGGCCCGCACCGAGCATGAAGCCGGTCGCCCCTTCCAGATAGGTGTGCTCACGGGTGCCTCGACGGGTGCCTCGCTCGATGGCGAGCTGGCCAAGGCTAACGCTGTCTCCTGGCGCACGCCGTATCAGTCCGACTCGGACCTGCGCGCGCTCATTAACAAGAACGAGACGAATTACTTCGACATGCACTTGTCGGTCGTACCGCAGTACGTGCGCTACGGCTTCCTCGGTAAGGTCGACTGGGCTATCGTCGAGGCCTGTGATGTGACTGCCGACGGTGAGATCATCCTGACCACCTCGGTGGGTGTTTCGCCGACCTACTGCCGCTACGCCGACAAGATCCTGATCGAGCTCAACAGCGCTCACCCGGCTGCCCTGCGCGGTATCCACGACATCTACGAGCCGCTCGACCCGCCTGCTCGCCGCGAGATCCCGATCTACTCGGTCAGCGACCGCATCGGCTCCGAAGCCGTCAAGGTGGACCCGAAGAAGATCGTCGGTATCGTCCGTACCAATATCCCGGACGAAGCCCGTCCCTTTAAGGACCTCGATCCTACCACCAAGAAGATCGGCGAAAACGTAGCCGAGTTCCTGGCCAAGGAAATGCATGAGGGCCGCATCCCGAAGACCTTCCTGCCGATTCAGTCCGGCGTGGGTAATGTCGCCAACGCCGTGCTGAGCGCACTGGGTGAGCACCCGGACATTCCGGCTTTCGACATGTACAGCGAAGTCGTTCAGGACTCCGTCGTGGACATGATGCTGGAGGGCAAGATCAACTTCGTCAGCGGCACCTCACTGAGCGTCAGTAATGAAAAGCTCCAGCTCATCTACGACAACCTGGATGAGTTCCGTAAGCGCATGGTTCTGCGCCCGCAGGAAATTTCCAACCATCCGGAGGTCGCCCGCCGCATCGGTATCGTCTCGATCAACACCGCGATCGAGGTGGACATCTTTGGTAACATCAATAGCACCCACATCCTCGGTAAGAGCATGATGAACGGGATCGGCGGCTCGGGTGACTTTACCCGCAGTGCGTACCTCTCGATCTTCACCTGCCCGTCCGTGGCCAAGGGTGGCAAGATCAGCGCCATCGTCCCGCAGTGCTCGCACATCGACCACTCCGAGCACTCTGTGCAGGCGGTCATCACTGAGCAGGGCTACGCCAACCTGCGCTGCAAGAACCCGAAGCTGCGCGCCGAGGAGATCATCGATAAGTGTGTCCATCCCTCCTACAAGGGAATCCTCCAGGACTACTGCACGCACGCCCAGAGCGGCTACACGCCCCAGACCTTCGGGCTGGCCTACGGCATGCATCAGCAGTTCCTCAAGAGTGGCGACATGCACGATGTTGACTGGGCAGCTCTGACTGCCGCTGAATAA
- a CDS encoding polyhydroxyalkanoate synthesis regulator DNA-binding domain-containing protein, giving the protein MPVTDIDTILIRRYPNRRFYDTSRSGHVTLEEIRDMVAEGYTIQVEDSKTGEDITTKVLLQVIMEFESSKLDILPRQLLCEMIRIHDRLASEMLGQYFSTTFSSFEELRERSGAIQRTPATRTPARVTATASATAVAGSLARQH; this is encoded by the coding sequence ATGCCAGTTACCGACATCGACACGATCCTGATTAGGCGCTACCCCAACCGCCGCTTCTACGATACCTCACGAAGCGGCCACGTCACCCTCGAAGAAATCCGCGACATGGTAGCCGAAGGCTATACCATCCAGGTCGAGGACTCCAAGACCGGGGAAGACATCACCACCAAGGTCCTGCTCCAGGTCATTATGGAATTCGAGTCCTCCAAGCTCGATATCCTGCCCCGACAGCTCCTCTGTGAAATGATCCGCATCCACGACCGCTTGGCCAGTGAGATGCTCGGCCAGTACTTCTCCACCACCTTCAGCTCATTCGAGGAGTTGCGTGAACGCTCGGGCGCCATCCAGCGCACCCCGGCCACACGTACCCCCGCGCGAGTGACGGCGACGGCCAGCGCTACCGCAGTTGCCGGCTCCCTCGCCCGTCAGCACTAG
- a CDS encoding flavodoxin domain-containing protein, producing the protein MEASDLTYHIIFGTMTGNSEDLAQRLHERCAKEGIDSTLTAAEEWPLERFKEVRRAILIFSTWGDGEPPDDAVDFCESLYAQEAEVSGVEYMLVGLGDTSYDDFCGCARRLDEALVAGGATRLRERLELDIDFDRDFDAWTNAFVADELKPQSL; encoded by the coding sequence ATGGAAGCATCTGACCTGACGTACCACATCATCTTCGGCACCATGACCGGCAACTCCGAAGACCTCGCCCAACGCCTGCACGAACGCTGTGCAAAAGAAGGCATCGACTCCACGCTGACAGCCGCCGAAGAATGGCCGCTGGAGCGCTTCAAGGAAGTACGCCGCGCGATCCTGATATTCTCAACCTGGGGCGATGGCGAGCCGCCGGACGACGCGGTGGACTTCTGCGAGTCACTCTATGCCCAGGAGGCTGAGGTCTCAGGTGTCGAGTATATGCTGGTCGGGCTGGGGGACACCTCCTACGACGACTTCTGCGGCTGCGCGCGGCGTCTGGATGAGGCCCTCGTGGCCGGTGGCGCTACGCGTCTGCGTGAGCGTCTGGAGCTGGACATCGACTTTGATCGCGACTTCGACGCATGGACCAATGCCTTTGTCGCCGACGAGCTGAAGCCGCAGAGTCTCTAG
- a CDS encoding anaerobic ribonucleoside-triphosphate reductase activating protein yields MLLAGLQRCSLVDFPGQTCCTIFTQGCNLCCPYCHNGDLISARCRNAVDEIECWDLLLRRKGKVGAVTVTGGEPTQHVDLPEFLATIKSLGFLVKLDTNGTRPGVIRKLLRENLVDCIALDVKAPLDRYDEAAGRIVPTRLMRESIAILKHSGIPVEFRTTVVPAIHTAEDIGEIARELVGGQAYYLQAFDPKNALSPQLRETAPPSPDFMKSCCARAGEWIETFVR; encoded by the coding sequence ATGCTACTCGCCGGTCTTCAGCGCTGCTCTCTGGTCGACTTCCCCGGTCAGACCTGCTGCACGATTTTCACCCAGGGCTGCAACCTGTGTTGCCCCTATTGCCACAATGGCGACCTGATCAGTGCGCGCTGCCGCAACGCGGTTGACGAGATCGAGTGCTGGGACCTGCTCCTGCGCCGTAAGGGCAAGGTCGGGGCTGTGACGGTGACCGGTGGTGAGCCGACGCAACACGTCGATCTGCCGGAGTTTTTGGCCACGATCAAGTCGTTGGGGTTCCTGGTAAAACTCGACACCAATGGCACGCGTCCGGGGGTGATCCGCAAGCTCTTGCGGGAAAACCTCGTGGACTGCATCGCGCTCGATGTGAAGGCGCCGCTCGACCGCTATGACGAAGCCGCCGGGCGTATCGTGCCGACGCGGCTGATGCGCGAATCCATCGCCATCCTTAAGCACAGCGGTATCCCGGTGGAGTTTCGCACCACGGTCGTGCCCGCCATCCATACGGCGGAGGACATCGGTGAAATCGCTCGCGAGCTGGTCGGCGGGCAGGCCTATTACCTGCAGGCTTTCGACCCGAAGAATGCGCTCTCACCGCAACTGCGGGAGACTGCGCCACCGAGCCCGGACTTTATGAAAAGCTGCTGCGCCCGCGCAGGTGAGTGGATCGAGACCTTTGTGCGGTAG
- a CDS encoding ribonucleoside triphosphate reductase, translating to MGRIHRAIAKAGEATGEYGDEQALGLAFQVVEQCQQAVETDCPSVETVQDVCEDVLLRSPFRQTAKAFIIYRDQQAKRREIHNSARTEIVNQYLKKLDWEVRENSNMAFSLQGLNNYISSGVSKTFWMKEVYSPQIEHAHESGDFHIHDTNLISVYCVGWDLYQLLVEGFRGVPGKVASSPARHLRSALGQVVNFFYTLQGEAAGAQAFSNFDTLLAPFIRYDGLGYGEVRQIVQEFIFNVNVPTRVGFQSPFTNITLDLTCPSHYRDQPVVRGGEFMEEKYGDFQEEIDLFNRAFFDVMSAGDANGRIFTFPIPTINLTRDFDWENPNLDGLWEMTGKYGIPYFSNFINSDMSPDDARSMCCRLRIDNTQLEKRGGGLFGAHPLTGSVGVVTINMPRLGIVSKSKKDFLRRLGKLMDLARDSLEIKRKLLEELTSAGLYPYTKHYLRDMKERFGVYWKNHFSTIGLNGMNEACINLFGKDIGSDDGRAFAAEVLDYMRERLVEYQQKTGNNYNLEASPAEGTSMRLALKDRAQFPEAVVANPQEVERGAQPYYSNSTQLPVSYTDDPFEVLDLQEETQAKYTGGTVIHLFLGERVSDLRTVRDFVRRVAENYTIPYFSLTPTFSVCPVHGYLSGEHHNCPHCGELTEIYSRIVGYLRPVSQWNDGKQSEFTRRKTLRIDTNGSKRPRPERTEQVFLPVE from the coding sequence ATGGGGCGCATCCACCGGGCCATCGCCAAGGCCGGGGAGGCGACCGGCGAGTATGGCGACGAGCAGGCGCTCGGGCTGGCCTTTCAGGTGGTCGAGCAGTGCCAGCAGGCGGTCGAGACGGACTGCCCCTCGGTGGAGACGGTTCAGGACGTGTGCGAGGATGTGCTGCTGCGCTCGCCCTTCCGCCAGACGGCAAAGGCCTTTATCATCTATCGCGACCAGCAGGCCAAGCGCCGCGAGATTCATAACAGTGCCCGCACGGAGATCGTGAACCAGTACCTGAAGAAGCTGGACTGGGAGGTGCGCGAAAACTCCAACATGGCCTTTTCCCTGCAGGGGTTGAACAACTACATCTCCTCCGGGGTGAGCAAGACCTTCTGGATGAAGGAGGTGTACTCGCCACAGATCGAGCATGCCCACGAGTCGGGCGACTTCCACATTCACGATACCAACCTGATCAGCGTGTACTGCGTCGGCTGGGACCTCTATCAGCTGCTGGTGGAGGGCTTCCGGGGCGTCCCCGGTAAGGTCGCGTCGTCGCCGGCCCGGCACCTGCGCAGCGCTCTTGGCCAGGTGGTCAACTTCTTCTATACGCTGCAGGGCGAGGCTGCTGGGGCGCAGGCCTTTAGTAACTTCGACACGCTGTTGGCGCCCTTTATCCGCTACGACGGTCTCGGCTACGGCGAGGTGCGCCAGATCGTGCAGGAGTTTATCTTTAATGTAAACGTGCCCACGCGCGTTGGCTTCCAGTCGCCGTTTACAAACATCACGCTCGACCTGACGTGCCCGTCCCACTACCGGGACCAGCCGGTGGTGCGCGGCGGCGAGTTCATGGAGGAGAAGTACGGGGACTTCCAGGAGGAGATCGACCTGTTCAACCGCGCCTTCTTCGACGTGATGAGCGCAGGCGACGCCAACGGCCGCATCTTCACTTTTCCGATCCCCACGATCAACCTGACGCGGGACTTCGACTGGGAGAATCCAAACCTCGACGGGCTCTGGGAAATGACCGGCAAGTACGGGATCCCGTACTTCTCGAACTTCATCAACTCGGACATGAGCCCCGACGACGCCCGCTCGATGTGCTGCCGCCTGCGCATTGACAACACCCAGCTGGAGAAGCGGGGTGGGGGGCTCTTTGGGGCGCACCCGCTGACGGGCAGCGTCGGCGTGGTCACGATCAATATGCCGCGCCTGGGCATCGTATCAAAGTCGAAGAAGGACTTCCTGCGCCGCCTCGGCAAGCTGATGGACCTGGCGCGCGACTCACTGGAGATCAAGCGCAAGCTGCTGGAGGAGCTGACCAGCGCGGGCCTTTACCCGTACACCAAGCACTACCTGCGCGACATGAAGGAGCGCTTCGGGGTGTATTGGAAAAACCACTTCAGCACGATCGGCCTCAACGGTATGAACGAGGCCTGCATCAATCTTTTCGGCAAGGACATCGGCTCGGACGACGGGCGGGCCTTCGCCGCCGAAGTGCTCGACTACATGCGCGAGCGTCTGGTCGAGTACCAGCAGAAGACCGGCAACAACTACAACCTGGAAGCCTCTCCGGCAGAGGGCACCTCCATGCGTCTGGCCCTGAAGGACCGCGCGCAGTTCCCGGAGGCAGTCGTCGCCAATCCGCAGGAGGTCGAGCGCGGCGCCCAGCCGTACTACTCGAACAGCACGCAGCTCCCGGTCAGCTACACGGACGACCCCTTTGAGGTGCTCGACTTGCAGGAGGAGACGCAGGCCAAGTACACCGGCGGCACCGTGATCCATCTGTTTCTCGGGGAGCGCGTGAGCGACCTGCGCACGGTGCGCGACTTCGTGCGCCGCGTGGCCGAGAACTACACCATCCCGTACTTCTCGCTCACCCCGACCTTTTCGGTCTGCCCGGTGCACGGCTATCTCTCCGGCGAACACCACAACTGCCCGCACTGCGGCGAGCTGACGGAGATCTACTCGCGCATCGTGGGCTACCTGCGCCCCGTTTCCCAGTGGAACGACGGCAAGCAGTCGGAGTTCACGCGCCGCAAGACGCTACGCATCGACACCAACGGCAGCAAGCGCCCGCGCCCCGAGCGCACCGAGCAGGTTTTTCTGCCCGTGGAGTAG